One Methylobacterium oryzae DNA window includes the following coding sequences:
- the lnt gene encoding apolipoprotein N-acyltransferase, translating to MSDPERARVPGAVLAIARLTGWRRLGLAWLAGALGALAMPPYGLLPALAVSLTVAVWLQDGAAAGRTTVRRFAPCFLIGWAWGFGYLTAGLWWLGQAFLVEADEFLWALPLGVIGLPFVLGLFYGAGFGAAGLLWGRGAARIAALAFGLGAADWLRGHLFTGFPWNTLGMALAQNLWLMQGAAAIGLYGLGILAALVCAAPATLASGANPRARFGPSVAAAIVLAGLALYGAERLGPPDPVVAGVRLRLVQPNLPQDAKFRPENRADIVDRYIELSQRPTEAGAPEPTHIVWPESAFPFLIQRDPDALAKVAAGLKPGQHLITGAARAEEPLPGERLRFYNAVLVIGPDGRISDSYDKVHLVPFGEYLPAPLDAALRTVGLRQFVAIPGGFSAGTLAGQRILTVPGLPPVAATICYEAIFPGAILPAGHAAPSPQPPGLILNVTNDAWFGDTPGPRQHLAQARLRAVEEGLPLVRDANTGISAVIDPHGRVVARTALDTETWLDADLPARIVGGTLYGQFGDAAFALMLAACLGGAVIARRRP from the coding sequence ATGTCCGATCCGGAGCGGGCGCGCGTCCCCGGCGCGGTGCTGGCGATCGCGCGCCTGACCGGCTGGCGCCGGCTCGGGTTGGCGTGGCTCGCCGGCGCCCTGGGCGCGCTGGCCATGCCGCCCTACGGGCTCCTGCCGGCGCTCGCGGTCTCCCTGACGGTCGCGGTCTGGCTGCAGGACGGGGCTGCGGCCGGTCGGACGACGGTCCGGAGATTCGCGCCCTGCTTCCTCATCGGCTGGGCCTGGGGCTTCGGCTACCTCACCGCCGGTCTCTGGTGGCTGGGCCAGGCCTTCCTGGTCGAGGCCGACGAGTTCCTCTGGGCCCTGCCGCTGGGCGTGATCGGCCTGCCCTTCGTCCTCGGCCTGTTCTACGGCGCCGGTTTCGGCGCCGCGGGCCTGCTCTGGGGGCGGGGCGCGGCGCGGATCGCCGCCCTGGCCTTCGGGCTCGGCGCGGCCGACTGGCTGCGCGGCCACCTGTTCACGGGATTCCCCTGGAACACCCTCGGGATGGCGCTGGCCCAGAACCTCTGGCTGATGCAGGGGGCGGCGGCGATCGGGCTCTACGGCCTGGGCATCCTGGCCGCGCTGGTCTGCGCGGCGCCCGCGACGCTCGCCAGCGGCGCGAATCCGCGCGCCCGGTTCGGGCCGAGCGTCGCCGCCGCGATCGTGCTCGCCGGCCTGGCGCTCTACGGGGCCGAGCGGCTCGGTCCGCCCGACCCGGTGGTCGCGGGTGTCCGGCTGCGGCTCGTCCAGCCCAACCTGCCCCAGGACGCCAAGTTCAGGCCCGAGAACCGGGCCGACATCGTCGACCGCTACATCGAGCTGAGCCAGCGCCCGACGGAGGCCGGTGCGCCGGAACCGACCCACATCGTCTGGCCGGAATCGGCCTTCCCGTTCCTGATCCAGCGCGACCCCGACGCCCTGGCCAAGGTGGCGGCCGGCCTCAAGCCCGGGCAGCACCTGATCACCGGGGCGGCGCGCGCCGAGGAGCCGCTGCCGGGCGAGCGCCTGCGCTTCTACAACGCCGTCCTGGTGATCGGCCCGGACGGCCGGATCTCCGACAGCTACGATAAGGTCCACCTCGTCCCGTTCGGGGAGTACCTCCCCGCGCCCCTCGACGCCGCCCTGCGGACCGTGGGGCTGCGCCAGTTCGTGGCGATCCCCGGCGGGTTCTCGGCCGGGACGCTCGCCGGGCAGCGGATCCTGACGGTGCCGGGCCTGCCGCCGGTCGCGGCGACCATCTGCTACGAGGCGATCTTCCCGGGCGCGATCCTGCCCGCCGGGCACGCCGCGCCGTCCCCGCAGCCGCCGGGGCTGATCCTGAACGTCACCAACGACGCGTGGTTCGGCGACACGCCGGGGCCGCGCCAGCACCTCGCCCAGGCGCGCCTGCGCGCCGTCGAGGAGGGTCTGCCGCTCGTGCGCGACGCCAATACCGGGATCTCCGCGGTGATCGACCCGCACGGCCGCGTCGTCGCCCGCACCGCGCTCGACACCGAGACCTGGCTCGACGCCGACCTGCCCGCCCGCATCGTCGGCGGCACGCTCTACGGTCAGTTCGGCGACGCCGCCTTCGCGCTGATGCTGGCCGCCTGCCTGGGCGGGGCCGTGATCGCGCGGCGGCGGCCGTGA
- a CDS encoding MFS transporter, translated as MSADRATANRFLLGLALMLVAFNLRPALSTVGPLLATIRDGTGLGAGGAAILTTLPVLCLGIACALAAPLIRRIGPDLAVLAGSTILVAGLTLRGLGGLVPLFAGTALAAIGIGLDNVLLPALVKRDFAGNGGLMTGLYTMTLCLGAAAGAGASVPVEHALGGGWPSALAIWSLPALVAAFVWIPFARRTASTAAPSAGRLLRNPLAWWVTGFMGLQSSLAYILFGWLPLLLQGRGLTPLNAGLYASLATLVQAPGALLVAMLAARARDQRAWIVVIPGLTAAAFVVLAFGAESLRIPAACALGFGIGGCFGLGLTLIVLRAADAASAAGLSAMAQGIGYTCAALGPLVFGLAHEATGGWAVPGALFVGITVAAILIGLAAGRDRKVSAAEPEPRDPDAQPLTELQPANPASGS; from the coding sequence GTGAGCGCGGACCGGGCGACCGCCAACCGGTTCCTGCTCGGCCTCGCGCTGATGCTGGTCGCGTTCAACCTGCGCCCGGCGCTGAGCACGGTCGGCCCCCTCCTGGCGACGATCCGGGACGGCACGGGGCTCGGCGCCGGCGGCGCCGCCATCCTCACGACGCTGCCGGTCCTGTGCCTCGGCATCGCCTGCGCGCTGGCCGCGCCGCTGATCCGCCGGATCGGGCCCGACCTCGCCGTGCTCGCCGGCTCGACCATCCTCGTCGCCGGCCTGACGCTCCGCGGTCTCGGCGGCCTCGTGCCGCTCTTCGCCGGCACGGCGCTCGCGGCCATCGGGATCGGGCTCGACAACGTCCTGCTGCCGGCGCTGGTGAAGCGCGATTTCGCCGGCAACGGCGGCCTGATGACGGGCCTCTACACGATGACCCTGTGCCTCGGCGCGGCCGCGGGCGCCGGGGCCTCGGTGCCGGTGGAGCACGCCCTCGGGGGCGGCTGGCCCTCCGCCCTGGCGATCTGGTCGCTGCCCGCGCTGGTGGCGGCCTTCGTGTGGATCCCGTTCGCCCGCCGGACCGCCTCGACCGCCGCGCCCTCGGCCGGGCGGCTGCTCCGCAACCCGCTCGCGTGGTGGGTGACGGGCTTCATGGGCCTGCAATCCTCGCTCGCCTACATCCTGTTCGGCTGGCTGCCGCTGCTGCTGCAGGGCCGCGGGCTGACGCCGCTGAATGCCGGGCTCTACGCCTCGCTGGCGACGCTGGTGCAGGCGCCGGGCGCCCTGCTCGTTGCCATGCTGGCGGCCCGCGCCCGCGACCAGCGCGCCTGGATCGTCGTGATACCCGGCCTGACGGCCGCCGCCTTCGTGGTCCTCGCCTTCGGGGCGGAGTCCCTGCGGATCCCCGCCGCCTGCGCGCTGGGCTTCGGAATCGGCGGCTGCTTCGGGCTGGGCCTGACCCTGATCGTGCTGCGCGCCGCGGACGCGGCGAGCGCCGCCGGCCTCTCGGCCATGGCGCAGGGCATCGGCTACACCTGCGCCGCGCTGGGGCCGCTGGTCTTCGGTCTCGCCCACGAGGCGACCGGCGGCTGGGCCGTGCCGGGCGCCCTGTTCGTCGGCATCACCGTCGCGGCGATCCTGATCGGGCTCGCCGCCGGACGCGACCGGAAGGTCAGCGCGGCCGAACCCGAGCCGCGGGATCCGGACGCTCAGCCGCTGACCGAACTCCAGCCGGCGAACCCGGCCAGCGGTTCCTGA
- a CDS encoding cupin domain-containing protein — protein MASVVHRGPGPNAVIGGMRVSYLARSDETADGLGIYRVAMDPRTPGAGLHRHARLTETFSIEAGRLALHVDGADHDLGPGDFALIPPGVAHAFANRGDRPVRFTLSFAPALGREGFFEGLARLAAEGRLDDDAAMTDLMARYDQEPLAGFAGWSSVSG, from the coding sequence ATGGCGAGTGTCGTGCACCGCGGGCCCGGCCCGAACGCCGTCATCGGCGGCATGCGGGTCTCCTATCTCGCGCGCAGCGACGAGACGGCCGACGGCCTCGGCATCTACCGCGTCGCGATGGATCCCCGGACGCCGGGCGCGGGACTGCATCGCCACGCCCGACTGACCGAGACCTTCTCGATCGAGGCGGGCCGGCTCGCGCTCCACGTCGACGGTGCCGACCACGACCTCGGACCCGGCGACTTCGCGCTGATCCCGCCCGGCGTCGCGCACGCCTTCGCCAATCGCGGCGACCGCCCGGTGCGCTTCACGCTGAGCTTCGCGCCGGCGCTCGGCCGCGAAGGCTTCTTCGAGGGTCTGGCCCGCCTCGCCGCGGAGGGACGGCTCGACGACGACGCCGCGATGACCGACCTGATGGCCCGCTACGATCAGGAACCGCTGGCCGGGTTCGCCGGCTGGAGTTCGGTCAGCGGCTGA
- a CDS encoding catalase — MSDQRPILTTRQGHPVRDNQSTRTVGERGPATLENYQFIEKITHFDRERIPERVVHARGAGAHGWFEAYGKIGDEPASKYTRARVLNETGVKTPMFVRFSTVAGAKESPETERDPRGFAVKFKTVDGNWDLVGNNLKVFFIRDAIKFPDMIHAFKPDPVTNRQEAWRFFDFVAQHPESIHMVTHLKSPWGIPANYREMEGSGVNTYKLVNDQGEAVLCKFHWEPKQGVRNLTSQQASEIQAKDVGHATRDLYDNIKAGNFPEWEFCVQIMPDGPNDHLSFDPLDDTKLWPVDQFPLLPVGRMVLDRVPDNFFAEVEQSAFGTGVLVDGIDFSDDKMLQGRTLSYSDTQRYRVGANYLQLPINAPQPGVKVYSNQRDGQMAYTVDGTGPNKHINYEPSTLAEGLREAPKPAKDYHQPVEGRLGRYQTSRTEDDYTQAGVRYRSFQDWERDDLIANLVADMKQCPEPIQLRMVWHFWHADEDYGRRVAEGAGIDLEKAKALPPLPGRAAPGKRLQSETLTDGSQAHRVAAE; from the coding sequence ATGAGCGATCAACGCCCGATCCTGACCACCCGCCAGGGCCATCCGGTCCGCGACAACCAGAGCACCCGCACGGTCGGTGAGCGGGGCCCGGCCACGCTCGAGAACTACCAGTTCATCGAGAAGATCACCCACTTCGACCGCGAGCGGATCCCGGAGCGCGTCGTCCACGCCCGCGGCGCCGGCGCCCACGGCTGGTTCGAGGCCTACGGCAAGATCGGCGATGAGCCGGCCTCCAAGTACACCCGCGCCCGCGTGCTGAACGAGACCGGCGTGAAGACGCCGATGTTCGTGCGCTTCTCGACGGTCGCCGGCGCCAAGGAGAGCCCGGAGACCGAGCGCGACCCGCGCGGGTTCGCGGTCAAGTTCAAGACCGTCGACGGCAATTGGGACCTCGTGGGCAACAACCTCAAGGTCTTCTTCATCCGCGACGCGATCAAGTTCCCCGACATGATCCACGCGTTCAAGCCGGACCCGGTGACGAACCGGCAGGAGGCGTGGCGCTTCTTCGACTTCGTGGCCCAGCACCCCGAGTCGATCCACATGGTGACGCACCTGAAGTCGCCCTGGGGCATCCCGGCCAATTACCGCGAGATGGAAGGCTCGGGCGTCAACACCTACAAGCTGGTCAACGACCAGGGTGAGGCGGTGCTCTGCAAGTTCCACTGGGAGCCGAAGCAGGGCGTGCGCAACCTGACCTCGCAGCAGGCCTCCGAGATCCAGGCCAAGGATGTCGGCCACGCGACCCGTGACCTGTACGACAACATCAAGGCCGGGAATTTCCCCGAGTGGGAATTCTGCGTCCAGATCATGCCGGACGGCCCGAACGACCACCTGTCGTTCGACCCGCTGGACGACACGAAGCTGTGGCCGGTCGACCAGTTCCCGCTGCTGCCGGTGGGCCGCATGGTGCTCGATCGCGTGCCGGACAACTTCTTCGCCGAGGTCGAGCAGTCCGCCTTCGGCACCGGCGTGCTGGTCGACGGCATCGACTTCTCGGACGACAAGATGCTGCAGGGGCGGACGCTGTCCTACTCGGACACGCAGCGCTACCGCGTCGGCGCCAACTACCTCCAGCTGCCAATCAACGCGCCGCAGCCCGGCGTGAAGGTCTACTCGAACCAGCGCGACGGTCAGATGGCCTACACGGTCGACGGCACCGGCCCGAACAAGCACATCAACTACGAGCCGTCGACGCTGGCCGAGGGCCTGCGCGAGGCGCCGAAGCCCGCCAAGGACTACCACCAGCCGGTGGAGGGCCGCCTCGGCCGCTACCAGACCTCGCGGACCGAGGACGACTACACCCAGGCCGGCGTCCGGTACCGCTCGTTCCAGGATTGGGAGCGCGACGACCTGATCGCCAACCTCGTGGCCGACATGAAGCAGTGCCCCGAGCCGATCCAGCTGCGGATGGTCTGGCACTTCTGGCATGCCGACGAGGATTACGGCCGCCGCGTCGCCGAGGGCGCCGGGATCGATCTGGAGAAGGCCAAGGCCCTGCCGCCGCTGCCGGGCCGCGCCGCGCCGGGCAAGCGCCTGCAGTCCGAGACCCTGACCGACGGCTCGCAGGCGCACCGGGTCGCCGCCGAGTAA
- a CDS encoding LysR substrate-binding domain-containing protein, with translation MNLAGLSLRDLEYVVAVADEGHFGRAAERCNVSQPTLSVQVRKLETALGLTFFERSNRRILLTEAGQAIVRQARVVLAEAQRLLALASEGRGSPLTGRLVLAAIQTLGPYFFPLVLRPLREQYPLLMLSLSESRTADIVEGLRDGRIDAALVSLPLPSHGLAVSPLFVEPFWLACPAEHTLARGGALSANEIAGPDLLLLDEGNCLRDQTIAACGAGSSVGRHATSLETLRSMVAAGAGYTLLPALAVPASPDPSGLTVTRAFDVDGPGRTIALVWRASDPRAAGLASLAAFFRAHAPAGTAACRDGEAVA, from the coding sequence ATGAATCTGGCCGGCCTCTCGCTCCGCGATCTCGAATACGTCGTCGCCGTCGCCGACGAGGGGCATTTCGGCCGGGCTGCCGAGCGCTGCAACGTCAGCCAGCCGACGCTGAGCGTGCAGGTCCGTAAGCTGGAAACCGCGCTCGGCCTGACTTTCTTCGAGCGCTCGAACCGGCGGATCCTGCTCACCGAGGCGGGCCAGGCCATCGTCCGGCAGGCGCGGGTCGTCCTGGCGGAGGCGCAGCGGCTCCTGGCGCTGGCCAGCGAGGGGCGCGGCTCGCCGCTCACCGGGCGTCTCGTGCTGGCGGCGATCCAGACGCTCGGCCCCTACTTCTTCCCGCTGGTGCTGCGGCCCCTGCGCGAGCAGTACCCGCTGCTGATGCTCTCGCTGTCCGAATCGCGCACGGCCGACATCGTCGAGGGTCTGCGCGACGGCCGCATCGACGCGGCCCTGGTCTCGCTGCCGCTGCCGTCGCACGGGCTCGCGGTCTCGCCGCTGTTCGTCGAGCCGTTCTGGCTCGCCTGCCCGGCCGAGCACACCCTCGCCCGGGGCGGCGCGCTCTCCGCCAACGAGATCGCGGGGCCGGACCTGCTGCTCCTCGACGAGGGCAACTGCCTGCGCGACCAGACGATCGCGGCCTGCGGCGCCGGCTCCTCGGTCGGCCGCCACGCGACCAGCCTGGAGACGCTCCGCTCGATGGTGGCGGCGGGCGCCGGATACACGCTGCTCCCGGCCCTGGCGGTGCCGGCGAGCCCCGATCCTAGCGGCCTGACGGTCACCCGCGCCTTCGACGTCGACGGGCCCGGGCGGACCATCGCGCTGGTTTGGCGCGCGAGCGATCCGCGGGCCGCCGGCCTCGCGAGCCTGGCCGCCTTCTTCCGGGCGCACGCGCCAGCGGGCACGGCCGCCTGCCGCGACGGCGAGGCCGTCGCCTGA
- a CDS encoding argininosuccinate lyase, with protein MRRTMVWAVLALLIPAGARAEPKDSFARIDQINRASLVMTVETGIVPRALGATVARALDQVAADAAKPGAERPDDYLRIEPLITAIAGADATRMHSGRSRQDIIPTVLKLEQRDRLLNLAKALDETRAALLAVAEREADTIVPAYTNGVQAQPTTLGHVYLGYASVLARDADRLRESWARLNLSPLGAAALGTSSFPVDRERLAALLGFDAPVENSYDSGQLAPMDMGLELTGLAANLATTAGSFAQDLYAQYQQTRPWILLREGALTGPSSIMPQKRNPVALYSLRMKASDVVGAAQAFVIMAHNVDSGMPDYKRNQAEPPGRTLAEAAEMCRRWTRVLDGLVVDRARAADEVAADYSTTTELADTLQREADVPFRLGHHFASELVSYGRSHDLRPADLPFPEVRRIYAEAAAGSGLKPDLPLDEARFRAALSARGMIDAAKGLGGPQPAEVRRMLGAAQTRLRTDRDWLDARRKGLADARARLDAAFAALTREP; from the coding sequence ATGCGGCGCACGATGGTCTGGGCCGTACTGGCGCTGCTGATCCCCGCGGGCGCGCGCGCCGAGCCGAAGGACAGCTTCGCCCGGATCGACCAGATCAACCGCGCCTCCCTGGTGATGACGGTGGAGACCGGCATCGTGCCGCGGGCGCTGGGCGCGACCGTCGCCCGCGCCCTCGACCAGGTCGCCGCCGACGCCGCCAAGCCGGGCGCCGAGCGGCCGGACGATTACCTGCGGATCGAGCCGCTGATCACCGCCATCGCGGGGGCCGACGCCACGCGGATGCATTCCGGGCGCAGCCGCCAGGACATCATCCCGACGGTGCTGAAGCTCGAGCAGCGCGACCGTCTCCTGAACCTGGCCAAGGCGCTCGACGAGACCCGGGCGGCCCTGCTGGCAGTGGCCGAGCGCGAGGCCGACACGATCGTCCCGGCCTACACCAACGGGGTGCAGGCCCAGCCGACGACGCTCGGCCACGTCTACCTGGGCTACGCATCCGTCCTCGCCCGCGACGCGGACCGCCTCCGGGAGAGCTGGGCGCGGCTGAACCTGTCGCCCCTGGGCGCGGCCGCCCTCGGCACGTCGAGCTTCCCGGTGGATCGCGAGAGGCTGGCGGCGCTGCTCGGCTTCGACGCGCCGGTGGAGAACAGCTACGATTCCGGCCAACTCGCGCCCATGGACATGGGGCTCGAGCTGACCGGGCTCGCGGCGAACCTCGCCACCACGGCCGGCAGCTTCGCGCAGGATCTCTACGCGCAGTACCAACAGACCCGGCCCTGGATCCTGCTGCGGGAGGGCGCGCTCACCGGGCCGAGCAGCATCATGCCGCAGAAGCGCAACCCCGTCGCGCTCTACAGCCTGCGCATGAAGGCCAGCGACGTCGTGGGGGCCGCCCAGGCCTTCGTCATCATGGCGCACAACGTCGATTCCGGCATGCCGGACTACAAGCGCAACCAAGCCGAGCCGCCGGGGCGGACCCTGGCCGAGGCCGCCGAGATGTGCCGGCGCTGGACGCGCGTCCTCGACGGGCTGGTCGTGGACCGGGCGCGCGCCGCCGACGAGGTCGCGGCGGACTACTCCACCACCACCGAGCTCGCCGACACGCTCCAGCGCGAGGCCGACGTGCCGTTCCGGCTCGGCCACCACTTCGCGTCCGAGCTCGTGAGCTACGGCCGCAGCCACGACCTGCGCCCGGCCGACCTGCCATTCCCGGAGGTGCGGCGCATCTACGCCGAGGCCGCGGCGGGGTCGGGGCTGAAGCCGGACCTGCCCCTCGACGAGGCCCGCTTCCGGGCGGCGCTGTCGGCCCGCGGCATGATCGACGCCGCGAAGGGGCTCGGCGGCCCGCAGCCCGCGGAGGTCCGGCGGATGCTGGGCGCCGCGCAGACGCGGCTGCGGACCGACCGCGACTGGCTCGACGCCCGCCGCAAGGGCCTGGCCGACGCCCGGGCGCGCCTCGACGCCGCCTTCGCGGCCCTCACGCGCGAGCCCTGA
- a CDS encoding AbrB family transcriptional regulator, giving the protein MPPLRTLGLWAALAAASAAVSYGLMQAQFPAALLLGPMIAAIAFGVGGSRLRVPRPAFQASQAAIGCLVAHAVTGQIAQTLMEDGPLIVAVVLVTVAVSGLVGWILTRLRVLPGTTAAWGSSPGGASAMVAMAEDFGADPRLVAFMQYVRVAAVVFSASLAARFLMEAPVPGASAGAGEVTGPLSLLATLAVAVVGAGAALALRVPAGAQIGPMVLGSLLHATGLVRMALPVPLLELAYACIGIYVGLRFTRETLRLTVTALPGILAATFSVIALCAAWGWGLTLLLPIDLLTAILATSPGGLDSVAIIAVGSKADVSFVLAVQTLRLFVVLLTGPLLAKWISRSVPEAAIR; this is encoded by the coding sequence TTGCCCCCTCTCCGCACCCTCGGCCTCTGGGCCGCCCTCGCCGCCGCGTCGGCGGCCGTGTCATACGGCCTGATGCAGGCGCAGTTCCCGGCCGCGCTGCTGCTCGGGCCGATGATCGCGGCCATCGCCTTCGGCGTCGGCGGCTCGCGCCTGCGCGTCCCGCGGCCCGCGTTCCAGGCCTCCCAGGCGGCGATCGGCTGCCTCGTCGCGCACGCCGTCACCGGGCAGATCGCCCAGACCCTGATGGAGGACGGGCCGCTCATCGTCGCGGTCGTGCTGGTCACCGTCGCGGTCAGCGGCCTCGTCGGCTGGATCCTGACCCGCCTGCGCGTGCTCCCCGGGACCACCGCGGCCTGGGGCTCGTCCCCCGGCGGCGCCTCCGCCATGGTGGCGATGGCCGAGGATTTCGGCGCCGATCCGCGCCTCGTCGCCTTCATGCAGTACGTGCGCGTCGCCGCCGTGGTGTTCTCGGCCTCGCTGGCCGCCCGCTTCCTGATGGAGGCCCCGGTCCCGGGGGCGTCGGCCGGCGCCGGCGAGGTCACCGGTCCGCTCTCGCTGCTGGCGACGCTGGCGGTCGCCGTCGTCGGCGCGGGCGCGGCGCTCGCCCTGCGGGTTCCGGCCGGCGCGCAGATCGGGCCGATGGTGCTGGGCAGCCTGCTCCACGCCACCGGGCTCGTCCGGATGGCGCTGCCGGTGCCGCTCCTCGAACTCGCCTACGCCTGCATCGGCATCTACGTGGGCCTGCGCTTCACCCGCGAGACGCTGCGCCTGACCGTCACCGCCCTGCCGGGCATCCTGGCGGCGACCTTCTCGGTCATCGCCCTCTGCGCGGCGTGGGGCTGGGGGCTGACCCTCCTGCTGCCCATCGACCTGCTGACCGCCATCCTCGCCACGAGCCCCGGCGGCCTCGACTCGGTGGCGATCATCGCGGTCGGCTCGAAGGCGGACGTCTCCTTCGTGCTGGCCGTCCAGACCCTGCGCCTGTTCGTGGTGCTGCTCACCGGCCCGCTGCTCGCCAAGTGGATCAGCCGGTCCGTGCCGGAGGCCGCCATCCGATGA
- a CDS encoding diacylglycerol kinase, which translates to MNALVLAFLNSWRGLRHGARTERAVRQELVLLALGIPVALFLGATLWVRVALMVSLLLMLAAEFLNTAVEKLCDHVHPGHHPMIGTVKDLASAGTFMAQMAALLVWVAALVDRLG; encoded by the coding sequence ATGAACGCCTTGGTCCTCGCCTTCCTCAATTCCTGGCGCGGCCTGCGCCACGGCGCGCGCACCGAGCGGGCCGTGCGCCAGGAACTCGTGCTCCTGGCGCTCGGGATCCCGGTCGCGCTGTTCCTCGGCGCGACGCTCTGGGTGCGCGTCGCCCTGATGGTCAGCCTGCTGCTGATGCTGGCCGCGGAGTTCCTGAACACCGCCGTCGAGAAGCTCTGCGACCACGTCCATCCGGGCCATCACCCGATGATCGGGACCGTGAAGGACCTCGCCTCCGCCGGCACCTTCATGGCGCAGATGGCGGCGCTGCTCGTCTGGGTGGCGGCGCTGGTGGACCGTCTCGGCTGA
- the ilvA gene encoding threonine ammonia-lyase, biosynthetic, whose protein sequence is MPRAGRARIRGPEGLSGRHRPAHRPRLHTVTDYIRKILTARVYDVAIESPLDPMPRLTQRLGRAVLLKREDLQPVFSFKLRGAYNKMSGLHPDQIARGVVCASAGNHAQGVALAAAKLGARAVIVMPRTTPSIKVDACRARGAEVVLHGDAFDEALAQAKILEDEQGLTFLHPFDDPDVIAGQGTIGKEILEQHTGPIEAIFVPVGGGGLAAGIATFVKYLRPGTKVIGVEPEDAACMAAALAADTRVSLPSVGLFADGVAVRQAGEETFRLCREHLDEVITVDTDAMCAAVKDIFDDTRAVSEPSGALSLAGAKMYAEREGGDGTLIAISSGANLNFDRLRHIAERAEIGEQREVLIGVTIPERPGAYRAFIQALGPRAVTEFNYRHAPGSEAQIFVGINVGGGKREKQALIGSLRDAGYRVLDMSDNEMAKVHVRYMVGGRAVGVAHERLFRFQFPERPGALMKFLEALGPDFDITLFHYRNHGADYGRVLAGIAVPPAERARFDAVIEALGYPATDETENPAYRLFLDGEGAGTL, encoded by the coding sequence CTGCCGCGCGCGGGGCGCGCTCGCATCCGCGGGCCGGAGGGTCTATCTGGCCGGCATCGCCCCGCGCATCGGCCGAGACTGCACACCGTGACGGACTACATCCGCAAGATCCTCACCGCCCGCGTCTACGACGTCGCGATCGAGAGCCCCCTCGATCCGATGCCGCGCCTGACGCAGCGGCTCGGCCGGGCGGTTCTGCTCAAGCGCGAGGATCTCCAGCCGGTCTTCTCGTTCAAGCTGCGCGGCGCCTACAACAAGATGTCGGGCCTGCACCCCGACCAGATCGCCCGCGGCGTCGTCTGCGCCTCGGCGGGCAACCACGCCCAGGGCGTCGCCCTCGCCGCCGCCAAGCTCGGCGCGCGGGCCGTGATCGTGATGCCGCGCACCACCCCCTCGATCAAGGTCGATGCCTGCCGGGCGCGCGGGGCCGAGGTCGTGCTGCACGGCGACGCCTTCGACGAGGCCCTGGCGCAGGCCAAGATCCTCGAGGACGAGCAGGGCCTGACCTTCCTGCACCCCTTCGACGATCCGGACGTGATCGCCGGCCAGGGCACCATCGGCAAGGAGATCCTGGAGCAGCATACCGGCCCGATCGAGGCGATCTTCGTGCCGGTGGGCGGCGGCGGGCTGGCCGCCGGGATCGCCACCTTCGTGAAGTACCTGAGGCCCGGCACCAAGGTGATCGGCGTCGAGCCCGAGGACGCCGCCTGCATGGCCGCCGCGCTCGCGGCCGACACCCGGGTCAGCCTGCCGAGCGTCGGCCTGTTCGCCGACGGTGTCGCCGTGCGGCAGGCCGGCGAGGAGACCTTCCGGCTCTGCCGCGAGCATCTCGACGAGGTCATCACCGTGGACACCGACGCTATGTGCGCCGCGGTCAAAGACATCTTCGACGACACCCGCGCGGTGTCCGAGCCCTCCGGGGCGCTGAGCCTCGCCGGCGCCAAGATGTACGCCGAGCGCGAGGGCGGCGACGGCACGCTGATCGCCATCTCGTCGGGGGCGAACCTGAACTTCGACCGCCTGCGCCACATCGCCGAGCGCGCCGAGATCGGCGAGCAGCGCGAGGTCCTGATCGGCGTGACCATCCCGGAACGTCCGGGCGCCTATCGCGCCTTCATCCAGGCCCTCGGCCCGCGCGCCGTCACCGAGTTCAACTACCGCCACGCCCCGGGCTCCGAGGCGCAGATCTTCGTGGGCATCAACGTCGGCGGCGGCAAGCGCGAGAAGCAGGCGCTGATCGGCTCCCTGCGCGACGCCGGCTACCGCGTCCTCGACATGAGCGACAACGAGATGGCCAAGGTCCATGTCCGCTACATGGTCGGCGGCCGGGCCGTGGGGGTGGCGCACGAGCGCCTGTTCCGCTTCCAGTTCCCGGAGCGGCCGGGCGCGCTGATGAAGTTCCTCGAAGCGCTGGGCCCGGACTTCGACATCACGCTGTTCCACTACCGCAACCACGGGGCCGATTACGGCCGGGTGCTCGCCGGGATCGCGGTGCCGCCGGCCGAGCGCGCCCGCTTCGACGCCGTCATCGAGGCGCTCGGCTACCCGGCCACCGACGAGACCGAGAACCCGGCCTACCGCCTGTTCCTCGACGGCGAGGGCGCCGGGACGCTCTGA